Proteins encoded in a region of the Suricata suricatta isolate VVHF042 chromosome 10, meerkat_22Aug2017_6uvM2_HiC, whole genome shotgun sequence genome:
- the MANSC1 gene encoding MANSC domain-containing protein 1, translated as MFFREEWGLTSTFVIICFLTLRLSTSQNCPTTTLEDVVIDIQSSLSKGIRGNEPIHTLTQEECINSCCSTKNITGDKACNLMIFDTRKTARQPNCYLFFCPTEEACPLKPAKGLMSYRIIRDFPALATTHLPNRELTQEGSLVHGQSLQATTPTLPPGTGYSEPTDSLQKGAFSQKLGSSDHLEKLLEIDQVSTRFPVYKEKGHSQSSRFSSEQNIVHLLPEKVTTLPTTMAVSSLPIPSAAPKPEFLPTANAPVIPSVTSEPEAATSALPLAVLRSQPPTSLLSTALTHAMLTPKASVTTTAPVSNTISESPTDEKGPPGTVPVKDISNLSLNTEDAYNPAALSLSTVASSATTLLLSNVDSSAPNQTASQGNGKSSPGGSSLKSVPESQHSLPFEKWLLIGTLLFGILFLAIGLVLLGRMFSESLRRRRYSRLDYLINGIYVDI; from the exons atgttctttaggGAAGAATGGGGCTTGACTTCCActtttgtaataatttgtttCCTGACCCTACGGCTGTCCACCAGTCAGAACTGCCCCACTACGACTTTAGAAGATGTTGTCATTGACATCCAGTCATCTCTTTCTAAGGGAATTAGAGGCAATGAACCCATACATACATTAACTCAGGAAGAGTGCATTAATTCTTGCTGTTCAACAAAAAACATAACAG GAGACAAAGCGTGTAACTTGATGATCTTCGACACTCGAAAAACAGCTAGACAGCCCAACTGCTACCTGTTTTTCTGTCCCACTGAGGAAGCCTGTCCACTGAAACCAGCAAAGGGACTTATGAGTTACAGGATAATTAGAG aTTTTCCAGCTCTGGCCACAACTCATTTGCCAAACCGAGAGCTAACCCAAGAAGGTTCTCTCGTCCATGGCCAGTCTCTGCAGGCGACCACTCCCACACTCCCTCCTGGGACAGGTTACTCAGAGCCCACTGATAGCTTACAGAAAGGTGCCTTTTCTCAGAAGTTGGGATCCTCAGATCACTTGGAGAAACTGTTGGAGATCGATCAAGTGAGCACACGGTTCCctgtttataaagaaaaagggCATTCTCAGAGTTCACGGTTTTCTTCAGAACAAAACATAGTTCATCTGCTGCCTGAAAAGGTGACAACGCTGCCCACTACCATGGCTGTTtcctctctgcctatcccctcTGCCGCTCCAAAGCCTGAATTTCTCCCCACCGCCAATGCTCCGGTGATACCTTCTGTGACTTCTGAGCCAGAGGCGGCCACCTCAGCTCTGCCCCTCGCTGTGCTCAGGTCTCAGCCTCCCACAAGCCTCTTGTCTACAGCATTGACACATGCCATGCTTACACCCAAAGCCAGCGTAACTACTACAGCACCAGTTTCAAACACCATCTCTGAGTCACCTACGGATGAGAAAGGCCCCCCAGGAACAGTGCCCGTTAAAGACATTTCCAACCTGTCCTTGAACACAGAGGATGCCTATAACCCTGCTGCGCTTTCTTTGTCAACTGTGGCTTCTTCTGCGACTACACTGCTTCTGTCGAATGTGGATTCTTCTGCTCCCAACCAAACTGCTTCCCAGGGAAATGGGAAGTCCAGTCCAGGTGGTTCCTCCCTGAAGAGTGTTCCAGAAAGTCAGCACAGCCTTCCATTTGAAAAATGGCTCCTCATTGGAACCCTGCTCTTTGGCATTCTGTTCCTAGCCATAGGGCTTGTCCTCTTGGGTAGAATGTTCTCAGAATCTCTCCGCAGGAGACGCTATTCAAGACTTGATTATTTGATCAATGGGATCTATGTTGACATCTAA